Within the Miscanthus floridulus cultivar M001 chromosome 2, ASM1932011v1, whole genome shotgun sequence genome, the region gagacgaacgttttgagcctaattagtccatgattgaatactaattaccaaataaaaacgaaaatgctacagtagccaaatttctaaatttcgtccaactaaacaaggcctgagctAGGAAACCGGGCTTCTCCACCAAAGCCGTGGAAGATTGACCAAACTATGGGCTTAAAAGACCTGTTTTACAACCCCCAACCTCTTTTTTTTCTAGAACCAGCATCTTGAAAAAATTGGCTTATACTCTATCCATTCCATTTGTCCTAAAATTGCCTAGAAGTTGTATAAGTGATGTAGTGTATAGCGAGCACTAGTTATTTATGCATCGATCGACGCCACGAACTCATTTGGCACCGGCTCGCACGGCTTTGGCTCCTTCTGACATAGTTACTGTAGCAATAATATGCATCGCTATAGCAAAAGGTTTATTTTCTCTCTCCAACCTAAATTAAACTAGCAAATAGGAGAAACTAGTGAAGACGGGTTTAAAGGGCTTTCACTAGTTTCTGGTACATTAGTGCTACATTGCGCTACAGTCACTGTTCGCCTAAATGTCTGTTTTATCTGTATAACAACGTTTAAATGGTAAACGAAGGTCACCCATGTCATTTAGGTCTTAAATGGTGAATTAAACGGTTAGACCGTTTAAAAACCGTCTAAACATAATGAAGTTAAACATAATTAAATGAGCAAAACAACCATTGAACTCACCATTTAATTGATAGGAGAATTACAGCTACCACATTTAGCACCCAACTGACTAACATGGTAAGTATATGAGGTGGTGGGATTCAGATTTCTTCCCAAAAAATTATTTGGTAGAATAATTATCTTTCTACATGTGTAAGCATGCATACTTTCTAgcatatttgatttttaataCACAAATATGCATGTTTTAGTATTAGTATACAAAGCCGTTTAGAcggtttaacttcgtttaaacacgtGTCTATAAATAGCCTAAAACGCTAAACAAAAAATGACCGATTGTTAACCGTTCAGAATAAAGCCGAAGTCCCAGCCAGTCCCACCAAAAGAGGCCTGGAACTGGAAGTGAATCATCAGCCTTGAAGGCTCCCAACTCAATCACCCACCTAAAAGCTTTGCCCCTCAAAGAAACGCCCCAGACGTGGGAAACACAAACAGCTGGATACCTGCGCGATGACAACGTGAGCAACTGGCAATGCCAAGATATCCAAACGCATGCACCCCGCGCCCGCGTCACGGGCTCGTGGCCTCCCGGATCCGGCCATCCGGAATCCCAGGTTGCACTGCGTCACGCTGTGACCTGCTGTCTCGGCTGCTGCCCGATGGATCGGAGGCCTCTTCTGAGCGCGTTCCTTCTGAACCGGGTGCCTGCTGCCGATGGATGTTATGGCTGGCGTCTCCACCTGACTTCATTCGGTTCGGGACTTCGGGCGCCAGAAAAACTGAACTGGCGTTGCAACCCGGATCCGGAGGTCGATCCATTTGTTTATTTGTATATATAATATCTTCTTCAGTTCAGCAAAGCAGGATCGGAGATATTGCTAGAGTTAGTATACTACGGGCACATCTATATCAATTTGCAGATACTACAGATTTTGTACGGATAGATTTCCTGCAATCGATCTTCATCCATTAGTGAGCTAATGCCGGCCTGCGATCTCCATCCATTAGTGAGAGCTAGTGCTGCCTTTTAGTCCAAGAGTTTGCTATCTCAACTTGGCATTCATATAATTTTGGTAAAATaagaaaaaatagcctccaacagtttgacaaaacaacttggcatcaatagcaacttggcaaatcttccctccgcgcgcgcaaatatacgcgcgcgtatacggcttggcatccggggctcttcgtttcttagaggggctcttcgttcgcttagcgggcctcttcgttttgttaacgggtttttttattttaccaagtcaaaaataccaaattcttggagatggattgtttttttacttggcatataattttggGAGTTAACAAATTACAAGATTTGTTaagtaaaatttgacaaactcttggagatgctcttactcaACAATTGCCACATTATCAAATTCCCTCCACGGATTCGCCTCTTTTTTCTCCCCAAAAAAGAAGGGGAAAAATACATACCGTCAGGCTCAGGCACCTCTCTCCTTTGCTCGATTCGATTCCTGCACATCTCTCTCCTCAACACAACGGCGACCACTGTGAACGGCGCCTGCCTTTTCTTCCCCTCTTTCCCATTTCCCTGCTCCTTTCTCGCCCCCTGCCTCTTATCTTATATCTTATATAAAGACCTGACCACACCCAGTTCTTATCAGCCTCACTCCAAGAGCGGCATGAACAATGCTGTTGCATTTATTTGGTCAGCTACTAGATAGATAGATCAAACAAAAACCCTCCTCTTCACTAGAAAATTAAAGGGAGTGAGACCTTCGGCCTGTCTTTTCATCGAAGTGTTTGGTTGCTAGGATGGAGAAGAAGAGCTTGGAGGTTGGGGTCGTGGACGATGACCACGAGGTCTGGGTGCACGACTCCTCCGTTGATCACCGCGGGAGGTCTCCCTCCCGCGCCACCACCGGATCGTGGAAGGCCGCAATGTTCATCATCTGTGAGTAGTTTAGTTAGATTGAGCTGCACGCATCGATCAATTGTCGCGGGTGTTCTTCCTAATTACATGgggtttctttcttctttttgccaTGTAGTGATTGAATTCAGCGAGAGGCTGAGCTACTTCGGCATAGCCACGAGCCTGATGATatacctcaccaaggtgctgcaGGAGGAGCTGAAGGTGGCGGCCAAGAATGCCAACTACTGGATGAGCGTCACCACGCTCATGCCCTTGCTCGGCGGCTTCCTCGCCGACGGCTACCTCGGCAGGTTCTCAACCGTCGTCTACTCCACCGCCGTCTACCTGCTGGTGAGCATCCCCCTCCTCGCACGCCATTCGCCATGACACAAACAACCGGCAGCAGCTGCGGCTTCACATtcccccctcctctctcttcctcgcATGCACGCAGGGTCTGACGGTGCTGGCGACGGCGCAGCTGGCGCCGGGGCTGAGGCCCGACCACTCGCCGCGCCTGCACGAGGCGCTCTTCTTCGCGGGCATCTACCTGGTGTCCGTGGGCACGGGCGGCCACAAGCCGGCCCTGGAGAGCTTCGGTGCGGACCAGTTCGACGAGGCCCACGCGGCGGAGCGGGTGCAGAAGATGTCCTTCTTCAACTGGTGGAACTGCGCGCTCTGCTCGGGCGTCCTGCTCGGCGTCACCGCCATCATCTACGCGCAGGAGCGCGTCGGATGGGGCGCCGCTACCGTCGTGCTCGCCGCCGTCATGGCCGCCTCGCTCGCCGTCTTCCTCGCCGGCCGCCGGTCCTACCGATACAGGGTGCCCGAGGGCAGCCCGCTCACGCCGCTGCTCCAGGTCCTCGTCGCCGCCTTCCGGAAGAGGCGGCTCCCGCTGCCGGCCGACGCCGACGAGCTGTACGAGGTCAGGTCGCCGCAGAGTGGCAACAAAAGGCTGCTTTGCCACACCTACCAGCTGAGGTAACAACAACTCACTGACGTTGCTTTTCATTCCCCGATCGAACGGCCTTTATTTTACCTTTCACGATCGATCGGCGCGTAAACAAAAAGCGATCACGAAATGCAATGGCTCCCTAGAATTGACGCAACAGTCGCTAGTGCCTCGTGATCGCGATCCGAGTTCATCCATTTTTGCTGCTCCTGGGCGAGCAAATCTGGAAGAGATCTCCGAAAAGCAAAAGGAGCAGTCGAAGCATGAGCGGTGGACCGGTGGTTGAGCGTGACGTATGGTACGTGCTGCAGGTTCCTCGACATGGCGGCTATAGTGGAGCCCGGCGCCGGCGAGGAGGCTTTCGGGCCGTGGCGGCTGGCGACGGTGACGCAGGTGGAGGATACGAAGCTGGTACTGGCGATGGTGCCCATCTGGGTGTGCACGCTGCCGTTCGGCATGGCGGTGGCGCAGGTGTCCACGTTCTTCATCAAGCAGGGCAGTGTGATGGACCGTCGCCTGGGCCCGCACTTCGAGCTCCCGCCGGCGTCCATCTTTGCGCTGTCCGCGCTCGCCATGATCGCCACGGTGGCGGCCTACGACAAGGCGCTGGTGCCGTACCTGCGGCGCGCCACGGGAGGGGAGCGCGGGATCAGCATCCTGCGGCGCGTCGGCATCGGCATGGCGTTCGCCATCGCGGGGatgggcgtggcggcggcggtggagcggcGGCGTCTGCTGTCAGCGGCCTCGGCCGCCGCGCGGCCGCCGTCGGTGCTGTGGCTGGTGCCGCAGTTCGCGCTGATGGGCGTGGCGGACGGGTTCGCGCTGGTGGGCCTGCAGGAGTACTTCTACGAGCAGGTCCCCGACGGCATGCGCAGCCTGGGCATTGGCCTCTACCTCAGCGTCATCGGCGCCGGGAGCTTCCTCAGCAGCCTGGTGATCACGGCGGCTGACCGCGCCAGCTCGCGTGGGGGGCGCGCCAGCTGGTTCGCCAAGGACCTCAACCACAGCAGGCTGGACCTCTTCTACTGGCTGCTGGCGTGCATCGGCGCCGTCAACCTGGCATTCTACGCGCTGGTCGCCACCAAGTGCTCGTACAAGCAGACCGTCAGGGCCGGCAGGGTCGGCGACGACaagtccgccgccgccggcgacgacgTCGAGTGCGCCGCCGGCTTCGTCGCCGCGTAGTTACGGTGTGGTCATGGAACCAAACCATGCATGCACTATGCACATGCCACTAGTAGCTAGCTGCAGGATCATCGTGTTGATATTATTATTAGCGGCTAAGTAATTATATCTAGGTATAAGAAGTGTCGATCGTGTTGTTGCTCTAGTGCGTCACTGTGTCGTGTCACACAACTCGCAAGGATTGGTGTACGACTGGCTGGCGCGTCGTGGAATGTACGTGTACAAGTGCAAGCTGTCTGCTGTCTACTGTCTGGTTCGTTTGTAGCAGCGATTTATCACATGCATGAGCTTAGGGCCGTTTACCCCTAGTAAAAtttagctactaaactttagttacTTTAGCTACTAAACTGCTAAACAAATTGACTAAAAAAGGACTAAAAGAGTTAGTCACCCAAGAATAACTAAAAGTGGATAAAAGTGCCTAGTGGACAAGAGTTGTCCCTCGTTATTGCTAGTCCCATCCTGATTTAGGCATTCATTAGGGGTTGTTAGGTCTTTATTGAATTGTTTTAATGTCATTTAATCACCTTTAGTCACTAGAAACAAAGTTTAGTCATTGATTTTAGTAGCTAATAATTTTAGTTATgggaaaccaaacagggcataAGGAACTACTCCTTCGTAAAGAAGAATGGCAAACGTACGTGCGCATGGGCACTCATCTCCTACTCGGCGACAACTGTGGGGCACCGTAGGCTATGACGGCGCGCATTCCATTCCCGGATGGCACCGGCACCAGGAAAGAAAATTTGCCGCGGGTGGCGCCGCTGCAGTGTCGTGGCGGGCATCAGGTTCAGGACTTGGGCCTTTGGGCCTTGGGGTGAGAAACTGGTAATGGGCTAAGAAGAAAAGAAACCGTAGGAAAGAGGCCGCCGAGTTGTTGGGATGGAACGCTCCATTCATGGGACGAAACTAGTTTCTCAATTGGACTCGCGCACGAATATGTTGAGATTTGTTGGGTTGAGTAAAACTAGCTAGAAATTCCAACTAGTTAATTGCAAGCGAGCTCAATTCTTAGGTGAAAGAAAAATGATTCAGTTTTTTGCCCAAACAATGAGTCCCCTCTGCCTAGTGTGCAGgagggggggctcaagcccccctaccgctGAACCCATGGAACCCCCTCAGTCCCCTACCGCCATCGATCCAGCGGTGGGGCGGACATGAGGCATCGAGCAGCGCGCCCAAAATGCCGACGCCCGGCGGAAGCGAGGCGTCGAGCAGCGCACTCGTCGTTTGGCCATTCTGGAAGACCCTGCAGTCTTCGAGCTCGTCCCTACCCCTTGAGCCTTTGCTCTTGCATGCATGTTTAGGGCGCAAGAGCCCGCCCATGCCATGCTTGTGAGGATTCCCTCGGATTCCTCTACCCAGAGGCAGATCTAGCGGTGGGgcagggggctcgagcccccctaccACCAACGATCTCATGGAGCCCGTGTCACATCATGATGCGCTGCCTGCTGGTCCTGGGCCTCCTGGATCCCGTGTCACCTCAGATCAAGCGCTCCTggtgcggcggtgctccgccgtaggCGGCTGTTGTCGCAGAGGGAGTAGCGACCACGGTAGTAGTACGTCTCTATTGTCATTGGCCGCAGGAACTGCAATGGTGATCACGACACCCCTGCACCGGGGCGACCGTGGGGTTTTGGCGGCTCCCTGCAATGGGTTCAAGACAGAAGGTATGAACTCTTGAAGGAGGGGTTGAACTCTCGTCTAAAGCTAGAAGATGACTCCCTGGCCGCGACTTGGGCTATGGGCCTGCTTCTTCCTATACTATTGGATTTGTTATAGCCAAACAAGGCCCATGCATTTTGGGCTTGAGGAATCTTCTCGTGAGCCTAGTGCAGTGACTGTGCGAGAGCAACTCCCGACCCCCGTCCTCCTTGAGACTCATGTCATCCTGTGTTCGTAGCCCTAGCGCCAGCGGAGACGACGATCGACGGCTGCACGGATTTAGTGACCTGCGGTCGTGGGTGAACGAGGCGTAGGGCAAGGGGCGGATCCAGATGCAAACGTGgctcgcggaggcggaggtgcggGCGGTGACGCGGTGCCACGGCGTCCATCTGTTAGTGCCGTGCCCGCCAGCATCGTGTAGGTGCGGAGGTTCCAGGGGCTAGCGGACTTGTCCGGGCGGCCGTCCAGCCATTAGTCCGTTCGATACTATAATACTAAGGGCCTGTTTCATACAAAAGCTAATCACTAGCTAGCTCAAAATTAGCCCATATTATCTCTAGTGTATTCAAACAAGAGGGCTAATAGGAGGGGCTAATTTTTTAAACAAGTCTCCAACTAGTTTTTAACCAACTAGCTAGCCAACCTTGATGAATtttgagctaatttttagccaaCTAGTAACTAGCCTTAGCCCATCCAAACGAGTCCTAAGTtactattttttgttttttttctctgaTTTGTGCTTGTCTTGTTGTCTGTATTTGTGCAGCATCTGGCTCACTGGGAACGGCAAACATCAGTAACCACGGCACCACATCAACCAGACCAATCAAGGCCCGAAGGCTAAGCAAAATAGCAAATGCTAGAGAAATTGCCCAGGTATATAAAATATTCAGGGCCGTTCTCTTGTATAGTAATTACTAATTAGCTTTTAATTGCACATTTTAATTCTCTGGCATTTTATTAAGGCCATATGCAATGTTGACAAAGCTGCGTGGCAATTCTGTTGTAATTACTAATTAGCTTCTGGTAATTGCTTTGAGCGAAATTTAGTCGACATTAGCTGAGCATCACATTTTCAATTGAGATTGTCATTTGTGATGAACTCAAAATGTGAGAAACCGGAAAGAAAACAACATTTTCCTCTCCGCGAATCATTACTTGTTTTCGTATAAAATCGCTATAAACTACTACATCTTTAGATAAAATGGACTTATGTTGTTCTAATCTTGCACTTTttttaagcctcctatatttttttttctggatccgccgctggctCTGCGGAAAGAAAACTCCAACGTGGTCCGGACAAAGTACGAAACCAGAACTAGCTAAACACTTGTGCGTGCCTATGTCTTTGAGAAAACACGAATACGGTTTCATAATACGGCTACCTAGTCGCGTCGATCCTGTTGTTGCTCTAAGTAGGGTACATGCATGCCGTGTCACGACTCACAGGGGCTGTGTACGTAAGTGTACAAGCGCTGCTTGTTTCCTTGTAGCAGCAACTTACTCCTATGATTTTATCACATGCATGAGCTTATAAGACAGAATATGAACAAAGCAGGGAGGataaagagaaaaaagaaaagctCGGCAATTATCAGAAAGATGGAAGCCTCCTAAACAAGGATGGGTGAAAGTTAATGTCGATGGATTTTTTGACCAAGCAATTGGACGTGCGGGCATTGGTATTGTGATAAGGGACAGTGCAGGTATGGCTATTTTTTGTATTTCGAAGACCATCTTTGATGGGATGAATGCACAGGAGATCGAAGGCTTAGCTTGCTTAGAAGGGGTGCGACTAGCTTTGGAATAGTCACGGAGTAAAACCATTATTGAGTCTGACTGCTTATCGGTTGTTCTAGCTGTTAGGTTTGATCTCtcaccagttaggcccaatggCCTTTTGGGCCtggttctcgcgccctgatcgggggcccccaaccctacatggttggtggacccccgtcgcacagcgctataaaggaaaggtgggggccggggctcgcagtacgaggttcaccgcgccgccagtcaccccactgacatcctaaccctagacccgatcttgagaaggggcgctgccagcgacgggaagcatcaccgacgccggcaacgccaccccgacgcacacgccgccgccgaggacgccacagcgccaactccctctccaccgaacgtcgctaccggcgcgcagatggcgtccgtcaaagaaaccccggccggagcttcgACAACTACGGCATTTGATGGTTTGCAATCTATCACCCCttttctctctgtctctctgtgaTCCCGAACACCTATTCCTACTACCAATACatcccgatctgatgaatatgCCTAAAACGaaactaacaatggtaccagagccacggTTCGACAAGAAATCAGATCGGGGAAGTGAAACCGACCGATCTGATGCGGATCGGGAAAGAAAGTAGAAAACCGAACCCTAAGATCTAACCCTAATTCCCCAAATCAAATCggaagaaggggaaaagggaggGTCGAATTCCGAGAACCCTAGACGCAAATCcaaaagagagaaaaggagaagaagaaagaaagaagggtcgaaaccctaaccctaaccccaagttttccattcggatgaacgaaaagaaagaaatcaaaagcaaagaaaacgaatcggcaagaacaaaccctaaccctaaccctagtttttCCCCATTCAGATAAAcccgaaaagaacaactcaaaagAAAGAAAGGGGAAAGTAGGGGTAGGGTTAGGGTGCATCGGATGAACCttttcgccggcgcgggagaagaaaccGAGCCGGGGGCATGGGCTCGGCCAAGGAAGCGCCGTGGCTAggtcgctcgacggcggcgtgctcacccattggggagcacgcgcgccggcgagggggccggcgacggcgtcaAGGCTCGCCATGGCCGCCCGCTCTGCTTTCCTCGCTCGCGGCTGCTCGGTGGCGGCTGTCTCCGCTGCGGctgagaagagagaaagagcgaagagagagaaaggggaagaGCCGAATGACCTAGGGTTTTCAGGCCCCCCGCGCGGCGTTGGTTTTGATCCGGCCGAAGACGGCGCGCGACCATCCGATCAAATCCAACGGCCATGGATCCACGGGCCAtcgccggcccaggcgggcgtgAGGGCGCGCGGcgctttgccggcctaggcccaggttgcggcctaggtgcggcctgtgtgaaagcatctaggcccctagttggatttcggtgattaatgtcaatacaagattactatgactaacgtgtgttttgcagaggcaattaagttaggtcacggtaatggagatcgattgggcaatcgaggttgtcatgcccctacgatggaaatcgtttcggttttcaaaggattgacgacaaggttaaggatgactagttctaagtgtcgattggagttggagagacacttagagtagtttaggactttgttttttcctttggtcgtactattaaggggggtatggatgggtagcttgacctagttgagtctagtgagttaggtgtggtgcacacttgttaaaactagctctaggtagctcctatgaatgcctaagatcctttggagcaaacttcattcacatatgattgagagttggaagtgaatgaagggtcaaatactgaccggacgctggccgcagggtccgctcagttcatttgaccgaggagaacaagtctggtgtgaccggacgctggaaggtcaatgtgaccggacgctaagggccagcatccggtcgactccagtaagggtccagacttgagaaagtgtgaccggacgcgtccggtcagtggtgatcggaccctgagtatccagcgtccggtcgattacagtaagcatccaagagcgaccggacacgtccggtcagtactgaccggaccctgacagtgtCCGGttatcacttgaaaactgttgtgcgggttgaactgaccggagcgttcggtcaaaacgatcggagcgtccggtcatcccgcagaagctcataacggttcgtttttcaggctgccttataaatagaagctccactcgtgtgtggagttacttttgctcattccaacagctgagaaacacgtttgtgagtgccaagaagagcaaggtcctagtgaggtgtttgtgatttgagaatccaagagtgaaacctcattagtgaatcaagagtagacaagtgtgcatccatcttctcattaggcttcgcgtggtcaagtgagagttcatgcttgttactcttggtgatcgccatcacctagacggcttggtggtgattgggagcttggtgatcacccggcggagcttgtgggtgacccaactcaagttgtgagcggctttgggtgattcgccgcgacggagtgtcgaagaatcaacccgtagagagcacttgatccttgcgcggatcaagggggaggtacacccttgtgcgggtgctccaacgaggactagtggagagtggcgactctccgatacctcggcaaaacatcgccgcgttcctctctccgtttactttgagcatttactttgagtatttactttgagcaattcaatacttgtctttacattcgtagaattgctatgctaaagtaagtttggaacataggttgcaagtctattgtgc harbors:
- the LOC136537703 gene encoding protein NRT1/ PTR FAMILY 5.6-like isoform X2, which codes for MTTRSGCTTPPLITAGGLPPAPPPDRGRPQCSSSEELKVAAKNANYWMSVTTLMPLLGGFLADGYLGRFSTVVYSTAVYLLGLTVLATAQLAPGLRPDHSPRLHEALFFAGIYLVSVGTGGHKPALESFGADQFDEAHAAERVQKMSFFNWWNCALCSGVLLGVTAIIYAQERVGWGAATVVLAAVMAASLAVFLAGRRSYRYRVPEGSPLTPLLQVLVAAFRKRRLPLPADADELYEVRSPQSGNKRLLCHTYQLRFLDMAAIVEPGAGEEAFGPWRLATVTQVEDTKLVLAMVPIWVCTLPFGMAVAQVSTFFIKQGSVMDRRLGPHFELPPASIFALSALAMIATVAAYDKALVPYLRRATGGERGISILRRVGIGMAFAIAGMGVAAAVERRRLLSAASAAARPPSVLWLVPQFALMGVADGFALVGLQEYFYEQVPDGMRSLGIGLYLSVIGAGSFLSSLVITAADRASSRGGRASWFAKDLNHSRLDLFYWLLACIGAVNLAFYALVATKCSYKQTVRAGRVGDDKSAAAGDDVECAAGFVAA
- the LOC136537703 gene encoding protein NRT1/ PTR FAMILY 5.6-like isoform X1, with product MEKKSLEVGVVDDDHEVWVHDSSVDHRGRSPSRATTGSWKAAMFIILIEFSERLSYFGIATSLMIYLTKVLQEELKVAAKNANYWMSVTTLMPLLGGFLADGYLGRFSTVVYSTAVYLLGLTVLATAQLAPGLRPDHSPRLHEALFFAGIYLVSVGTGGHKPALESFGADQFDEAHAAERVQKMSFFNWWNCALCSGVLLGVTAIIYAQERVGWGAATVVLAAVMAASLAVFLAGRRSYRYRVPEGSPLTPLLQVLVAAFRKRRLPLPADADELYEVRSPQSGNKRLLCHTYQLRFLDMAAIVEPGAGEEAFGPWRLATVTQVEDTKLVLAMVPIWVCTLPFGMAVAQVSTFFIKQGSVMDRRLGPHFELPPASIFALSALAMIATVAAYDKALVPYLRRATGGERGISILRRVGIGMAFAIAGMGVAAAVERRRLLSAASAAARPPSVLWLVPQFALMGVADGFALVGLQEYFYEQVPDGMRSLGIGLYLSVIGAGSFLSSLVITAADRASSRGGRASWFAKDLNHSRLDLFYWLLACIGAVNLAFYALVATKCSYKQTVRAGRVGDDKSAAAGDDVECAAGFVAA